A region from the Mycolicibacterium litorale genome encodes:
- a CDS encoding branched-chain amino acid ABC transporter substrate-binding protein: protein MRGRVARNAFALSSAAVLALALAGCNQGAPEEQSAQTDLKIVEQVPIDENGREIPPPDTSAAADPAGNGQATCPPVSIAMAGALNGPDAALGINIKNGVQLAIDKHNAANPGCQVQLKPFDTEGDPQKATAIAPQIVDDQYTIGLVGPAFSGETKATGGVFAQAGLVATTASATNVTLSENGWPTFFRGLGNDGKQGQAVANYLKNTLGNQKVCVVDDSTDYGLGLATVVRDTLGPTADAACNISVKKGDKDFSAAVTQIKGASPQSVFFAGYYAEAAPLATQLKDGGVEATFVSADGTKDPEFVKQAGESSKDAILSCPCSPAPAEFADEYTKKFNQAPGTYSTEGYDLGTILLKGIDSGAITRPALLDFVRNYNGPGVARQYQWTPQGELTSTQIWIYKVQ from the coding sequence GTGCGCGGTCGCGTGGCACGCAATGCATTTGCTCTCAGTAGCGCCGCGGTGTTGGCGTTGGCTCTCGCCGGCTGCAATCAGGGAGCGCCGGAGGAGCAGTCGGCGCAGACCGACCTCAAGATCGTGGAGCAGGTGCCGATCGACGAGAACGGCAGGGAGATCCCGCCGCCCGACACCAGTGCCGCAGCCGACCCGGCGGGCAATGGCCAGGCCACCTGCCCGCCGGTGTCGATCGCGATGGCGGGCGCGCTGAACGGTCCGGACGCCGCGCTGGGCATCAACATCAAGAACGGCGTCCAGCTGGCCATCGACAAGCACAACGCCGCCAATCCCGGCTGCCAGGTCCAGCTCAAGCCGTTCGACACCGAGGGCGACCCGCAGAAGGCGACTGCGATCGCACCGCAGATCGTCGACGACCAGTACACCATCGGCCTGGTCGGCCCCGCCTTCTCCGGTGAGACCAAGGCCACCGGCGGCGTCTTCGCCCAGGCGGGCCTGGTCGCCACCACGGCGAGCGCCACCAACGTGACGCTGTCGGAGAACGGATGGCCCACCTTCTTCCGCGGTCTGGGCAACGACGGCAAGCAGGGGCAGGCCGTCGCGAACTACCTGAAGAACACGCTGGGCAATCAGAAGGTGTGCGTCGTGGACGACAGCACCGACTACGGCCTCGGGCTCGCGACGGTCGTCCGCGACACCCTCGGACCGACGGCCGACGCCGCCTGCAACATCTCGGTCAAGAAGGGCGACAAGGACTTCTCGGCCGCCGTCACCCAGATCAAGGGCGCCAGCCCGCAGTCGGTGTTCTTCGCGGGCTACTACGCCGAAGCGGCGCCGCTGGCCACCCAGCTCAAGGACGGCGGTGTGGAGGCGACGTTCGTCAGCGCCGACGGCACCAAGGACCCCGAGTTCGTCAAGCAGGCCGGCGAGTCCTCGAAGGACGCGATCCTGTCCTGCCCGTGCAGCCCGGCACCCGCCGAATTCGCCGACGAGTACACCAAGAAGTTCAACCAGGCTCCCGGCACCTACAGCACCGAGGGCTACGACCTGGGCACCATCCTGCTCAAGGGCATCGACTCCGGTGCGATCACCCGGCCTGCGCTGCTGGACTTCGTCCGCAACTACAACGGTCCCGGCGTCGCCCGCCAGTACCAGTGGACTCCGCAAGGTGAGCTCACCTCAACCCAGATCTGGATCTACAAGGTCCAGTAG
- a CDS encoding ANTAR domain-containing response regulator, whose amino-acid sequence MTGSPTDAPTPRRVLIAEDEALIRMDLAEMLRDEGYEIVGEAGDGQEAVELAEALTPDLVIMDVKMPRRDGIDAASEIASKRIAPIVILTAFSQRELVEKARDAGAMAYLVKPFNVNDLIPAIEVAVSRFGEIHALEEEVATLSERLETRKLVERAKGLLQANQGMTEPEAFKWIQRAAMDRRTTMKRVAEVVLETLDAPAGESSSS is encoded by the coding sequence ATGACCGGCTCACCGACCGACGCGCCGACACCGCGGCGCGTGCTCATCGCCGAAGACGAGGCTCTCATCCGGATGGATCTGGCGGAGATGCTGCGCGACGAGGGCTACGAGATCGTCGGCGAGGCCGGCGACGGGCAGGAGGCCGTCGAACTCGCCGAGGCACTCACCCCCGATCTCGTCATCATGGACGTCAAGATGCCCCGGCGCGACGGTATCGACGCCGCATCGGAGATCGCGAGCAAGCGGATCGCCCCGATCGTCATCCTGACCGCCTTCAGCCAGCGCGAACTCGTGGAGAAGGCCCGCGATGCCGGGGCGATGGCCTATCTGGTGAAACCGTTCAACGTCAACGACCTGATCCCCGCGATCGAGGTGGCGGTCAGCCGGTTCGGCGAGATCCACGCCCTCGAGGAGGAGGTCGCGACGCTGTCCGAGCGGCTCGAGACCCGCAAGCTCGTCGAGCGGGCGAAGGGTCTGCTTCAGGCCAATCAGGGGATGACCGAGCCGGAGGCGTTCAAGTGGATCCAGCGCGCCGCGATGGACCGCAGGACGACGATGAAGCGGGTGGCCGAAGTGGTGCTGGAGACGCTGGACGCCCCCGCGGGCGAGTCGTCGTCGAGTTGA
- a CDS encoding DUF6328 family protein has product MSTVTSVHHDVWNRHERSETRTQRLDRNWSCLLQELRVVLTGVQLLTGFLLTLPFQQRFAVLDDRLHALYLATVSCSIAATVLLTAPVALHRLVFRRHMLSRLVTVSHRLTLIGLLLLGAAVSGVATMVFDVIAGRSAGVVAGLVTLTAWVALWVLLPLVARRGTSADVLDS; this is encoded by the coding sequence ATGAGCACCGTCACCTCTGTTCACCACGACGTCTGGAACCGCCATGAGCGGTCGGAGACCCGCACCCAGCGGCTGGACCGCAACTGGTCGTGCCTGCTGCAGGAACTGCGGGTCGTGCTCACCGGTGTCCAACTGTTGACCGGGTTCCTGCTCACGCTGCCGTTCCAACAACGCTTCGCGGTCCTCGACGACCGCCTGCACGCCCTGTATCTGGCCACCGTGTCGTGCTCGATCGCGGCGACCGTGTTGCTCACCGCACCCGTCGCGCTGCACCGCCTCGTCTTCCGCCGCCACATGCTGAGCCGGCTGGTCACCGTGTCGCACCGCCTGACGCTGATCGGTCTACTGCTGCTTGGCGCAGCCGTTTCCGGCGTTGCGACCATGGTCTTCGACGTGATCGCCGGCCGGTCGGCGGGAGTGGTCGCCGGGCTGGTCACACTCACGGCCTGGGTGGCGCTGTGGGTGTTGCTGCCGCTCGTCGCCCGGCGTGGTACGAGCGCCGACGTACTCGACTCGTGA
- a CDS encoding lipase family protein — MDASNGPVADHDGRSATAPHEPVRLGDRPLLPSEDPFYRPPAGYERAAPGTVLRSRDVQLAFLGVVPQRFTATQLLYRTTDMANNPLTTVTTVLAPAERTEPCPIVSYQCAIDAVAGRCFPSYALRRRARAAGALAQFELLLIAAVLAEGWAVSVPDHGGPHGVFGAPFEPGHCVLDGLRAALNFAPLRLSSTAPIGLWGYSGGGLATAWSAEMYDSYAPELDIVGAVLGSPVGDLGNTYHRLNGKFFSGLPVMVVAALMHSYPEFRAVLERHLTAEGKATLERLATMTTAHAVMRLAKKDMATMLTTSLDEVLDLPEVRHVFDNIRLGTAAPTMPVLIIQAVHDRIISVGDIDQLAQTYALGGTDVTYHRDRFCEHILLHPMSAPMSLRWLRDRFNGRPLDERRARTTWPTLFNPSTYRGMARLAVVSGKVIAGRGVERRPLSELDR; from the coding sequence ATGGACGCGAGCAACGGGCCCGTCGCCGACCACGACGGAAGATCCGCCACCGCACCCCATGAACCGGTTCGGCTCGGTGACCGCCCGCTTCTGCCGAGCGAGGATCCGTTCTACCGGCCGCCTGCGGGGTATGAGCGCGCCGCACCGGGGACGGTACTGCGGTCGCGTGATGTGCAATTGGCATTCCTGGGCGTTGTCCCACAACGGTTCACCGCGACACAATTGCTGTACCGGACGACGGACATGGCGAACAATCCGCTGACCACGGTCACCACCGTCCTGGCACCGGCCGAGCGGACCGAACCGTGCCCGATCGTGTCGTATCAATGTGCGATCGACGCGGTGGCGGGCCGGTGCTTCCCGTCTTACGCCCTGCGTAGACGGGCCAGGGCGGCGGGCGCCCTCGCCCAATTCGAACTCCTGCTCATCGCGGCCGTTCTCGCCGAGGGCTGGGCCGTGTCGGTACCCGATCACGGCGGCCCCCACGGCGTGTTCGGGGCGCCGTTCGAACCTGGGCACTGCGTGCTCGACGGCCTGCGCGCCGCACTGAACTTCGCACCGCTGCGGCTGTCCTCGACGGCGCCGATCGGGCTGTGGGGTTATTCAGGTGGCGGTCTGGCGACCGCGTGGTCTGCGGAGATGTACGACAGCTACGCGCCGGAACTCGACATCGTCGGCGCCGTGCTGGGGTCACCGGTCGGGGACCTCGGCAACACCTATCACCGTCTCAACGGCAAGTTCTTCTCCGGATTGCCGGTGATGGTGGTGGCCGCGCTGATGCATTCCTACCCGGAGTTCCGTGCGGTTCTCGAGCGCCACCTCACGGCGGAAGGCAAGGCGACGCTGGAGAGGCTGGCCACGATGACCACCGCTCATGCGGTGATGCGGCTCGCGAAGAAGGACATGGCGACGATGCTGACGACATCGCTCGACGAAGTCCTCGATCTGCCGGAAGTCCGACACGTGTTCGACAACATCCGGCTCGGCACTGCCGCTCCGACGATGCCCGTGCTCATCATCCAGGCCGTCCACGACCGCATCATCTCCGTCGGCGACATCGATCAACTGGCCCAGACCTACGCGCTCGGCGGCACCGATGTCACCTACCACCGGGACCGGTTCTGCGAACACATCCTGCTGCATCCGATGTCGGCGCCGATGTCGCTCAGATGGCTGCGCGACCGGTTCAACGGCCGTCCGCTCGACGAGCGTCGGGCCCGGACCACGTGGCCCACCTTGTTCAATCCGTCGACCTATCGCGGGATGGCCCGGCTGGCTGTGGTCAGCGGCAAGGTGATCGCCGGTCGAGGCGTGGAGCGCCGCCCCCTGTCCGAACTCGACCGGTAA
- a CDS encoding SDR family oxidoreductase, which produces MGFPEQQQQVPGTQAEMTPVPDCGEDSYRGSGRMTGKRAIITGGDSGIGRAVAIAYAREGADVLISYLNEDSDAQEVAALVEEAGRKCVLVKGDLSDPAHCRAVVDRAVQEFGGIDVLVSNAAYQMTHESLDEISDEEWDYTFRLNVGAYFTLVKAAVPHMPPGASIIGSSSVNSDMPSPTLAPYAATKAAIANFSASLAQLLGEKGIRVNSVAPGPIWTPLIPATMPEEKVKSFGDDTPLGRAGQPAELAPVYVLLASDEGSYISGARVAVTGGRPIL; this is translated from the coding sequence ATGGGTTTTCCCGAACAACAGCAACAGGTCCCAGGGACACAGGCCGAGATGACGCCGGTGCCCGACTGCGGTGAGGACAGTTACCGCGGCTCGGGCCGGATGACCGGTAAACGAGCCATCATCACCGGCGGCGACAGCGGTATCGGACGGGCGGTGGCGATCGCCTACGCCCGCGAGGGTGCCGACGTCCTCATCTCCTACCTCAACGAGGATTCGGACGCTCAGGAGGTGGCAGCGCTGGTCGAAGAGGCGGGACGCAAGTGTGTGTTGGTCAAAGGCGACCTGTCCGATCCGGCGCACTGCCGCGCGGTGGTCGACCGTGCCGTCCAGGAGTTCGGCGGAATCGACGTGCTGGTGAGCAATGCGGCGTACCAGATGACGCACGAAAGCCTCGACGAGATCAGCGACGAAGAATGGGACTACACCTTCCGGCTCAACGTCGGCGCCTACTTCACCCTGGTGAAGGCGGCCGTCCCGCACATGCCGCCGGGAGCGTCGATCATCGGGAGCTCATCGGTCAACTCCGATATGCCCTCACCGACGCTGGCGCCCTATGCGGCCACCAAGGCCGCCATCGCGAACTTCTCGGCGAGCCTGGCTCAGCTGCTGGGCGAGAAGGGAATTCGCGTCAACAGCGTGGCGCCAGGGCCGATCTGGACTCCGCTGATCCCGGCGACGATGCCGGAGGAGAAGGTGAAGTCCTTCGGCGACGACACGCCGCTCGGGCGGGCCGGGCAGCCGGCGGAACTCGCGCCCGTCTACGTGCTGCTCGCCTCCGACGAAGGCAGCTACATCTCCGGTGCCCGCGTCGCCGTCACCGGCGGGAGGCCGATTCTGTAG
- a CDS encoding SDR family oxidoreductase gives MPHRDAPHPPRVVITGASSGIGQATAELFARRGVHLVVAARNLEALEEVAARCRAAGGQATAVRTDVTDAGAVRALAEKAVAELGAIDVWVSNVGVGAVGRYEDTPIEAHEQVIRSNLIGHMNDAHAVLPVFSRQGTGTFINMISLGGFSAAPFAAAYSASKFGLRGFAEALRAEVADRPGIHICDVYPGFVDTPGIRHGANYVGRRLSAPPPVLDPRRVAAAIVRVAHDPRPTTVVGVAAVMTRVVHAASPALTTRALARFMSAYFQRAEPVSTSDGNLFEPSADAAVVEGGLRSPRQRAAAGVTAGVATAVGGFLFARTRLRR, from the coding sequence ATGCCCCACCGCGACGCCCCCCATCCTCCGCGCGTCGTCATCACCGGCGCCTCCAGCGGCATCGGACAGGCAACCGCCGAACTGTTCGCCCGGCGTGGGGTTCATCTGGTCGTGGCGGCACGAAACCTCGAGGCGCTGGAAGAGGTTGCGGCACGCTGCAGGGCGGCAGGCGGCCAGGCCACCGCCGTCCGGACCGACGTCACCGACGCCGGTGCGGTTCGTGCGCTCGCCGAGAAGGCGGTGGCAGAGCTCGGTGCGATCGACGTGTGGGTGAGCAACGTGGGCGTCGGCGCCGTCGGGCGGTACGAGGACACTCCGATCGAGGCTCACGAGCAAGTGATCCGCAGCAACCTGATCGGGCACATGAACGACGCCCACGCGGTGCTCCCCGTCTTCTCGAGGCAGGGGACCGGCACGTTCATCAACATGATCTCGCTCGGCGGTTTCTCGGCCGCCCCCTTCGCCGCCGCATACAGCGCAAGCAAATTCGGGCTGCGCGGTTTCGCCGAAGCGCTGCGTGCCGAGGTCGCCGACCGCCCGGGCATCCACATCTGCGACGTGTATCCCGGGTTCGTCGACACGCCGGGCATCCGCCATGGGGCCAACTACGTCGGGCGCAGGTTGTCTGCGCCGCCGCCGGTGCTCGATCCTCGGCGGGTCGCCGCGGCGATCGTGCGGGTCGCCCACGATCCCAGGCCCACCACGGTGGTCGGTGTCGCCGCCGTCATGACCCGCGTCGTGCATGCTGCGAGCCCCGCCCTCACGACGCGGGCACTCGCTCGGTTCATGAGTGCCTATTTCCAACGTGCCGAGCCGGTTTCGACCAGTGACGGCAATCTGTTCGAGCCGTCCGCCGACGCCGCGGTGGTCGAAGGCGGTCTGCGTTCGCCGCGGCAGCGCGCCGCGGCTGGCGTGACGGCCGGGGTGGCGACCGCGGTGGGAGGGTTCCTGTTCGCCCGCACCCGTTTGCGCCGGTGA
- a CDS encoding HNH endonuclease, with amino-acid sequence MFEYEMFAEVDPLADEASLVARIAHLEHVKAAAAAGQARAAAALDSVRRRREADAGVPAAKRGRGLAGEIALARHDSPTRGGKHLGFAKALVFEMPYTLRALERGVLSEWRATLIVRESACLSVGHRRRLDAELCADLSALEGMGDKRIEAAAKRIAYRLDPQAVVDRAAKAPSERTVTCRPAPDTMTYVTALLPVAQGVSVYAALKRAADTTFDDRSRGQIMADTLVERVTGTPAAVAAPVAVNLVMTDRAAFGDDPEPATITGYGPVPAAVARQMITAATTDPRSAATLRRLYRRGATLVAMESRARRFPKGLTAFIETRDQTCRTPYCDAPIRHIDHAHPRHAGGPTSAVNGQGTCERCNYAKEAPGWSVTTSLETRGHTTELVTPTGTRYRSTAPPLPGTPVVTVAKIDTRVSIDVDAMRCPAA; translated from the coding sequence ATGTTCGAATACGAGATGTTCGCGGAGGTGGACCCGCTGGCGGACGAGGCGTCGCTGGTCGCCCGCATCGCCCATCTCGAACATGTGAAGGCCGCTGCGGCAGCCGGCCAGGCCCGTGCGGCCGCCGCGTTGGATTCCGTCCGGCGCCGCCGGGAGGCCGACGCCGGGGTGCCCGCGGCGAAACGGGGTCGTGGGCTGGCGGGTGAAATCGCCCTCGCCCGGCATGATTCGCCGACCCGCGGCGGGAAGCACCTGGGGTTCGCCAAGGCGTTGGTGTTCGAGATGCCGTACACCCTGCGGGCGTTGGAGCGCGGTGTGCTCTCGGAGTGGCGCGCCACGCTGATCGTGCGCGAATCGGCCTGCCTGAGCGTCGGCCACCGCCGCCGGCTCGATGCCGAGTTGTGCGCCGACCTGTCGGCGCTGGAAGGTATGGGCGACAAACGGATCGAGGCAGCCGCGAAGAGGATCGCCTACCGGCTCGACCCCCAGGCGGTGGTCGACCGGGCCGCGAAGGCTCCCTCCGAACGCACGGTGACCTGCCGGCCGGCACCGGACACCATGACCTATGTGACGGCGCTGCTGCCCGTCGCCCAGGGCGTGAGCGTGTACGCGGCGCTCAAGCGGGCCGCCGACACGACGTTCGACGACCGCTCGCGCGGCCAGATCATGGCCGACACCCTTGTCGAACGGGTGACTGGAACCCCCGCCGCGGTGGCGGCTCCGGTGGCGGTGAACCTGGTGATGACCGACCGCGCCGCGTTCGGTGACGACCCGGAGCCTGCCACCATAACCGGCTACGGGCCCGTGCCCGCCGCGGTGGCCCGCCAGATGATCACCGCCGCGACGACCGATCCCCGCTCGGCGGCCACTCTGCGCCGGCTCTACCGTCGCGGCGCCACGCTCGTCGCGATGGAGTCGCGGGCGCGGCGGTTCCCGAAAGGGTTGACAGCCTTCATCGAAACCCGCGATCAGACGTGCCGCACCCCCTACTGCGACGCCCCGATCCGCCACATCGACCATGCCCACCCGCGCCACGCCGGTGGACCCACCAGTGCGGTCAACGGTCAGGGCACGTGCGAACGCTGCAACTACGCCAAAGAAGCGCCCGGCTGGTCGGTCACCACCAGCCTCGAAACACGCGGGCACACCACGGAACTCGTCACCCCGACCGGGACACGGTATCGATCCACCGCGCCACCGCTGCCCGGCACCCCGGTCGTCACCGTGGCGAAGATAGACACCCGGGTGTCGATCGACGTCGACGCGATGCGCTGCCCGGCTGCGTGA
- a CDS encoding sodium:solute symporter — protein MDIAIVVVYLVGMIAFGFWGKRRATTQSDFLVAGRRLGPLLYSGTMAAIVLGGASTIGGVGLGYQYGISGMWLVVAIGVGILALSLLFAGRIQRLRVYTVSQMLELRYGPGSSVISGVVMWGYTLMLSVTSTIAYSTIFGALFDIGKVPAILLGGGVVIVYSTLGGMWSITLTDFVQFLVKTIGIFFILLPVALVKTGGWGGLADKLPAEATSLTAIGGDTILTYFVIYTFGLLIGQDIWQRVFTARSPGVARWAGAGAGVYCLLYAVAGAVIGMAAKVLLPALESRDDAFAEFVEMQLPPVPAGLVLAAALAAVMSTSSGALIATATVFSQDIVARLRGRDIEAGSEDDHIRNNRLYVAGFGLVMVAIACVLQDVVAALTVAYDILVGGLLVPILGGLVWRRGTNIGAVAAMAVGTVATLVTMFVVGDIYANEPIYLGLGSGLLVYVAGSLLSKPTDPEVLAEWDRRSRGEPALVS, from the coding sequence ATGGACATCGCGATAGTCGTCGTCTACCTCGTCGGCATGATCGCCTTCGGTTTCTGGGGAAAGCGCCGCGCCACAACGCAATCGGACTTCCTGGTGGCCGGGCGGCGGCTGGGACCCCTGCTGTACTCGGGCACCATGGCCGCGATCGTCCTCGGCGGTGCCTCGACCATCGGCGGTGTCGGGCTCGGCTACCAGTACGGCATCTCCGGTATGTGGCTGGTCGTCGCGATCGGCGTCGGTATCCTCGCGCTCAGTCTACTGTTCGCCGGCCGAATTCAGCGGCTGCGCGTCTACACCGTCAGCCAGATGCTCGAGCTGCGTTACGGCCCAGGCTCTTCGGTGATATCCGGCGTGGTCATGTGGGGATACACCTTGATGCTGTCGGTCACCTCCACCATTGCCTACTCGACCATCTTCGGGGCGTTGTTCGACATCGGGAAGGTGCCCGCGATCCTGCTGGGCGGAGGCGTCGTCATCGTCTACTCCACCCTGGGGGGCATGTGGTCGATCACGCTGACCGATTTCGTGCAGTTCCTCGTCAAGACCATCGGCATCTTCTTCATCTTGTTGCCCGTGGCGCTGGTGAAGACCGGCGGATGGGGCGGGCTGGCCGACAAGCTGCCCGCCGAGGCGACGTCGCTGACCGCGATCGGCGGTGACACCATCCTCACCTACTTCGTCATCTACACGTTCGGACTGCTGATCGGCCAGGACATCTGGCAGCGGGTGTTCACCGCCCGCAGCCCGGGCGTCGCCCGGTGGGCCGGCGCCGGCGCGGGGGTGTACTGCCTGCTCTACGCCGTCGCCGGCGCGGTGATCGGCATGGCCGCCAAAGTTCTTCTGCCCGCGCTGGAGTCGCGTGACGACGCGTTCGCCGAATTCGTCGAGATGCAGTTGCCGCCGGTGCCCGCCGGGCTGGTGCTGGCCGCCGCGCTCGCCGCGGTGATGTCGACGTCCAGTGGTGCGCTGATCGCGACCGCGACCGTGTTCAGCCAAGACATCGTGGCGCGCCTGCGTGGACGCGACATCGAGGCAGGCAGCGAAGACGACCACATCCGCAACAACCGGTTGTACGTCGCGGGCTTCGGCCTGGTCATGGTGGCCATCGCCTGCGTGCTGCAGGACGTGGTGGCGGCGCTGACCGTCGCCTACGACATCCTGGTCGGCGGGCTCCTGGTCCCCATCCTGGGCGGGCTGGTGTGGCGCCGCGGTACCAACATCGGTGCGGTCGCGGCGATGGCCGTCGGAACCGTCGCCACCCTGGTGACGATGTTCGTGGTCGGAGACATCTACGCCAACGAGCCGATCTATCTCGGGCTGGGCTCCGGGCTGTTGGTGTACGTGGCCGGCAGCCTGCTGTCGAAGCCCACCGATCCCGAGGTGCTGGCCGAATGGGATCGGCGGAGCCGAGGGGAGCCGGCGCTCGTCAGCTGA
- a CDS encoding thiamine pyrophosphate-binding protein codes for MSHRNGGAAVVESLTAHGVDTVFGIPGTHNLEIYRHLQAEGVHTITPRHEQGAGYAAEAYARVSGRPAVVVTTSGPGLTNVMTAAATAYAESQPMLIVSPGMPTGTEGRDLGQLHEAKNTSAAMGELVAWSRRVGTADEAAEAVTAAFSGFVGGRPRPVHIEVPVDVLTQDWSGRAHRAEPAAAPVADAVAVVRAAETLAAAHNPVIIAGGGAVGAQQEITALSEALAAPVATTVNGKGVVDEGHALSVGASVRLRALQKAAADSDALLVIGSELGDSDLWEGEIRGRTVIRCDIEAAQLDKNCPADHRLHGDAAATAAALRTALATRRADGVGAAAELRAACRDEAARDAGPYAGINAAIRAALPLDGVLTGDSSQVTYFGSVHFFDMPAPRRFCYSPGYATLGYGLPAALGAALGRPGDPVAVLLGDGALMFSVQELMTLVELGIPVPVVVVDNGGYREIRDQEAARGIAPIGVDLRTPDFAALAVAMGAHGVRTTADADLTELVARALDADRPTVIHLDIR; via the coding sequence GTGAGTCACCGCAACGGCGGCGCCGCGGTGGTCGAATCGCTGACCGCCCACGGGGTGGACACGGTGTTCGGGATTCCGGGCACCCACAACCTCGAGATCTACCGCCACCTGCAGGCCGAGGGGGTCCACACCATCACGCCGCGCCACGAGCAGGGGGCCGGCTACGCCGCCGAGGCGTATGCCCGCGTCAGCGGCCGCCCCGCCGTGGTGGTGACCACCAGCGGACCCGGGCTCACCAACGTGATGACCGCGGCCGCCACCGCGTACGCGGAGTCCCAGCCGATGCTCATCGTGTCGCCGGGTATGCCGACCGGCACCGAGGGCCGTGACCTAGGCCAGTTGCACGAGGCCAAGAACACCAGCGCCGCGATGGGGGAGCTGGTGGCGTGGAGCCGGCGTGTGGGTACCGCCGACGAGGCGGCCGAGGCGGTCACCGCGGCGTTCTCCGGATTCGTCGGCGGTCGGCCCCGGCCGGTGCACATCGAGGTTCCGGTCGACGTGCTGACGCAGGACTGGTCGGGGCGGGCGCACCGGGCCGAGCCGGCCGCCGCGCCCGTCGCCGACGCCGTCGCTGTGGTCCGGGCCGCCGAAACCCTTGCCGCAGCGCACAATCCGGTGATCATCGCCGGCGGCGGTGCCGTCGGCGCACAGCAGGAGATCACCGCGCTCTCCGAAGCGCTGGCTGCGCCGGTCGCGACGACCGTCAACGGCAAGGGCGTCGTCGACGAAGGCCACGCACTGTCGGTGGGGGCCTCGGTGCGGCTGCGGGCACTGCAGAAGGCCGCCGCGGACAGCGACGCGTTACTGGTGATCGGCAGCGAACTCGGCGATTCGGACCTGTGGGAGGGGGAGATCCGCGGGCGCACCGTCATCCGGTGCGATATCGAGGCCGCACAGCTCGACAAGAACTGTCCCGCCGACCACCGGCTGCACGGCGACGCCGCCGCCACCGCCGCTGCGCTGCGCACCGCGCTCGCCACCCGCCGGGCGGACGGGGTGGGGGCCGCCGCCGAGCTGCGGGCCGCGTGCCGAGATGAAGCCGCCCGTGACGCGGGTCCGTATGCGGGCATCAATGCCGCGATCCGTGCCGCCCTTCCGCTCGACGGGGTGCTCACCGGGGACAGCTCCCAGGTCACCTATTTCGGGTCCGTGCATTTCTTCGACATGCCTGCGCCGCGCCGCTTCTGCTACTCACCCGGTTACGCGACGCTGGGCTACGGTCTGCCGGCTGCGCTCGGCGCCGCGTTGGGCCGGCCGGGAGACCCGGTCGCGGTCCTGCTCGGCGACGGCGCGCTGATGTTCTCGGTGCAGGAACTCATGACGCTCGTCGAGCTCGGAATCCCGGTGCCGGTGGTGGTCGTCGACAACGGCGGCTACCGCGAGATCCGGGATCAGGAGGCCGCCCGGGGGATCGCGCCCATCGGAGTGGATCTTCGCACGCCGGACTTCGCCGCCCTCGCGGTGGCCATGGGTGCGCACGGCGTACGCACCACCGCCGACGCCGATCTCACCGAGTTGGTCGCTCGCGCCCTCGACGCCGACCGCCCCACCGTCATCCATCTCGACATCCGCTAG
- the speB gene encoding agmatinase: MSTPIGPVDATKVPRYAGPATFARLPRIDEVGRADVAVVGVPFDTGVSYRPGARFGPGHVRASSKLLRPYHPPLDVQPFAAQQVADAGDIAVNPFDIAEAIATIERSSDELRDGGTKLVTLGGDHTIALPLLRSLHRDHGPVAVLHFDAHLDTWDTYFGAPFTHGTPFRRASEEGLLDPEHCLHVGIRGPLYAPTDLSDDRVLGFQVIGTDDFQLEGLAAVIERMRARLGEAPVYVSVDIDVLDPAHAPGTGTPEAGGLTSRELLHCLRSLVGVNVVGADIVEVAPAYDHAEMTGIAAAHVAYELISVLGRNR, from the coding sequence ATGAGCACACCGATCGGACCCGTCGACGCGACCAAGGTGCCGCGCTACGCCGGCCCCGCCACTTTCGCCCGCCTGCCGCGCATCGACGAGGTCGGGCGCGCCGACGTCGCCGTCGTCGGTGTCCCGTTCGACACCGGAGTGTCCTACCGGCCCGGTGCCCGGTTCGGACCGGGACACGTCCGCGCCTCGTCGAAGCTGCTGCGGCCTTATCACCCGCCGCTGGACGTGCAGCCGTTCGCCGCTCAGCAGGTCGCAGACGCCGGCGACATCGCGGTGAACCCGTTCGACATCGCCGAAGCCATCGCCACCATCGAACGCAGCTCGGACGAACTGCGGGACGGCGGAACGAAACTGGTGACCCTGGGCGGTGACCACACGATCGCCCTGCCGCTGCTGCGCTCGCTGCACCGCGACCACGGTCCCGTCGCGGTGCTGCACTTCGACGCCCACCTCGACACCTGGGACACCTATTTCGGCGCGCCGTTCACGCATGGCACCCCGTTCCGCCGGGCCAGCGAGGAGGGGCTGCTCGACCCGGAGCACTGCCTGCACGTCGGGATCCGCGGGCCGCTCTACGCGCCCACGGACCTCTCCGACGACCGCGTACTGGGCTTCCAGGTGATCGGCACCGACGACTTCCAGCTCGAGGGCCTGGCAGCCGTGATCGAACGTATGCGAGCCCGTCTCGGCGAGGCGCCGGTGTACGTATCGGTCGACATCGATGTGCTCGATCCGGCACACGCCCCCGGCACCGGCACGCCCGAGGCCGGCGGGCTGACGAGCCGCGAACTACTGCACTGTTTGCGCAGCCTGGTCGGCGTCAACGTCGTCGGGGCCGACATCGTCGAGGTCGCGCCCGCCTACGACCACGCCGAGATGACCGGGATCGCCGCCGCCCACGTCGCCTACGAATTGATCTCGGTGCTGGGGCGCAACCGGTGA